The DNA sequence ATCGTGGGCAGGGGCTTCGACACAGGGACCGTGGAGCGGATCGTGAGGATGATAGACGCCAACGAGTACAAGCGCAGGCAGGCGCCGCCCGGGATCAAGATCACGATGAAGGCGTTCGGCATGGGGCGTCGCTTCCCGATCGCCAGGAAGACATGAGATGCCGGGCACCCTCTACATAGTCGCGACCCCGATCGGCAACCTCGAGGACATCACGGGCAGGGCGATCCGCACGCTCCGCGAGGTCGACCTCATCGCCTGCGAGGACACGCGCCACACCAAAAAGCTCGCCGCGAGGTTCGACATCCGCACCCCGCTCACCAGCTTCTTCAAGGGGAACGAGTCGGCCAAGGCCTCGACCATCATCGCCCGGCTCAAGGAGGGGAGAAACGTGGCGCTGGTCTCGGACGCCGGCACCCCCTGCATCTCAGACCCGGGGTTCCCTTTGCTCGCCCGGGCGGTGGAAGAGGGGATCGCGATCGTCCCGATCCCGGGCCCGTGCGCGCTCGCGGCCGCGCTCTCCGCCTCCGGGCTGCCGACCGACCGCTTCACCTTCGTGGGCTTTCTCCCGGACAAACCCGGGAAGAGGAGGAGGGCGCTCGAGGGGCTTCGCCCGCTGGGTCACACCCTGGCGCTCTACGTCTCCCCCTGGAAGGCCGCGGCCACCGTGGCTGACTGCCTCGAGGTCTTCGGGGACAGGCGGGCGTGCCTGTGCCGGGAGCTCACCAAGGTCCACGAGGAGTTCGTGAGGGGATCTCTTTCAGAGATCGCGGGCCGCATCGAAGGCAAGCCGCCCAAGGGGGAGATGACTTTGATAATTGATATGAAGGCTGAGGCTTAACCTTTTACTCAAGGTAGACCACCTCTGTAGCGAGCTCGATCCCGTGCACCCTGCCGACCTTTTCGCTCATGATCTTCGCCAGTTCCATGACCTCCGAGGCGCTCGAGGGGCCCTCGGTCACGATGATGTTCGCGTGGG is a window from the Pseudomonadota bacterium genome containing:
- the rsmI gene encoding 16S rRNA (cytidine(1402)-2'-O)-methyltransferase, encoding MPGTLYIVATPIGNLEDITGRAIRTLREVDLIACEDTRHTKKLAARFDIRTPLTSFFKGNESAKASTIIARLKEGRNVALVSDAGTPCISDPGFPLLARAVEEGIAIVPIPGPCALAAALSASGLPTDRFTFVGFLPDKPGKRRRALEGLRPLGHTLALYVSPWKAAATVADCLEVFGDRRACLCRELTKVHEEFVRGSLSEIAGRIEGKPPKGEMTLIIDMKAEA